The genomic window ATATAGGCCGCCTTCGAGAGACACTACTAGCTCTTCATCATCACGTAATACCACCTCGAGGCCGAATTCGCGAGACGCACCTAGCTCCACATCGCAGGATGCCGCATCAAGGCCGATTTCACGAGACCATTCGGATCCTACATCTCGAAGCACTTCGGGATCACTATCTACACCTCCTAGTTCTCTTGGGTTCGGCGTCATTGGAGCCGAGAACACAGCCCATAACAATCATATCCAAAACCTTATGCTAGGTGGACTCCAACTTAACGACCACAAACCAAAAGATATTCGCTCGATACGAAATACACCCCTATATCAAGATAGGAAGCTGCCCAAGGAGGAGAGGCAGATCATGGATCTGTTGGAGCAGCTACGCAACGAAGTTCACATGCTCAAAGACCACAACAACATGCTCCGCGAACAGAATAGCCTGCTTGAACAGGGAAATATGCGGCTGCAGGCAACAAACGATACTAAGGATAATCAGGTTGCCGATCTCAAAAAACAGAATCTCGCGCTCGGCGAGCGCAACAGCTTGTTGcagaaagaaaatatggaGCTACAGGCACACGCAGACAGAGCTAATGACCACGTGGCCGAGCTAAACGCCGAGAACAAGAAGCTCGTCACTGATTGTAACAACGCCAACGACCGCGCTGATACCCTAGCCAACCAGGTCAAGAGACTTCAAGTTGCTCTTGGTGAGACGACCACGCAGCTACAGTCAATGTACGAATCGCAGCAGCAAGATGCAGGACTCAGAGTTGAGGTCGAGCAACTGCGCAAGCAGGTTACCATGGAGAAAGAAGTTCGCATTTTTACCGAAAAGAGTCAGAAGCAGGATGCAGGGCTCAAGGTGGAGGTGGAGCAACTGCGCAAACAGCTGGCGGAAGAGAAAGAAGCTCGAGTGGCGACCGAGAAGGATCACGAGTTTATTATTCAAGATTACGAGCGTGTTCAGAAGGATCACAGGGAGGTGTTCACCCTATTTAGGGGCTTTAAGGAAGATCACGCCCACCTGGAGAAGGAAAACGAGAAGCTGCGACGCGAGAACAAGGATCTCCAGGAAGAAGTACTCAAGCTGAAGAATCAGTCGCGACAAGAGGAGAAGAAACGGGCCAGGAAGACTCAGGTCACCTACACCCGGTGGTACGATGATAAGACGGGAACGACCGGTACGATCGCATAAACACGGAGTTTGGGAATTAGCATGGCGTGGCATGTATAGCATTATTAATTTTTGTCTTTGGCTTgtttctttgtttgttttcttggGAGCATTGCTCGGCGCATTTGGGTTACAAGGGAAAGGCGTTTTGCTTGGGTCAAAAAATTTCCTGATGGCGGTTTGTTTGtgataaaaaaaagctgCTTGTGTTTGGTTGTTTTGGGTGTTTTTGATTGGTTTTACCTTCTCATTCGTGTTCATACTTTCTGTTTTtgattggtttttttttttttttgttctgtttttttgttttctacaAAAGAAGTTTCCTcttgtttgtctttttttcgttgGGAATTGGGTTTTACACCAAGGGTTCTATACCAAAGGAGTTGGGTTGATACCAAAAAGTGGTAACATTGATATAAAAATGCCACTGTTTCTTTCTAACATTCGTCTATCTGACTTTGTGATCCATGTGATTTGTACAAGTGCAGTGGTAAACTTAGACGCCAGTCTTCTCCGGTATGCTTATCTTTCCAAGATCTCCCTCTGTATCACCATGAATGGATTCCTTTGTCCACTTCACATTCCAGTAGGTAGGCAGCTGTTTTATGTTAAAAAGCCAGATTCTATTGAACCATCAAATAAGCTAAACTAAGGAGTGTACTCAACCACTCCATCTACAACTTGGCTGTACCAAAGGAGTGGGGATTAAATAGGAAACATTAGCCATTGCGTGCATAGAAAACCGCGGCAGAAAAGAATTAATTAGCCCGAATGAGCGTGTCCGAATCGAAAGTATTAACCCAGAGAGAGCCACCCAAACTTCCTCTACTTCATCACATCATCTATCATATATCACCAAgtaaaaaaagcaaagacgaaaagaagaataaaaagaaagaagagagaagaggggaaaaaaggcaTCTAGCAGCCATAGGTGAGGATCAAACCAGTGCCGTGCTGGGCCGGGTACGAGACGGACCCCTGAGCCTGCCAGCTGGCGACCTCGAGCTTATACTGCATATCCTGGCGGCAGGCGAACGAGTTGatggtggtgctggtgccgggGGTGAAGGTGACGGTGCCGACGATGGAGCCCGGAGCGGGGCCGTTGACGTCAATGATGTTGACCTGGGGCCTGGTGCCGGCGATGGGGAAGCCGGCGGGGAAGACGGCCTTGAGCTCGCAGGCGCCGACGGCGTCGGTGGGAACCCAGAAGCCCACCCACTGCGGGGCGTTCTTAGACACCCAGACACCCGAGGGGGAGGCGGCCACTGTCTTGCAGGCGCGGGCCTCGAGGGGAGTGGCGGAGGCGACCTCAACGGGGGCGGCGAggacggtggcggcggtggccagGATGGAGATGATGGTGGCGGTGAACTGCATTTTGGCGGTTGGTGGGGTTTTGTTTATGAAAGAGGAGGTTGAAGAAGGGTTGTAGATGGAGTGGTTGAAgggtggtgatgatgatgttGGTTTTGGTAGTTGTGGTGTGGTTTGTTTCTAGTGTTTTTAGTGAAGGCAGATGATGTTGATGCTGATGATGAACAGAGGGATGATATGATACAATCGAGGGATATTCCGTCAACTTTATACATCTCGAGACCACTTACATGTATAATACCCGAGAGTAATAACAACCCATGAGCAGCATATCAGTTCTCCGGTTCCAAAGATCCATGCCAGCATATGACACGACACTCCACCGAACCTCATCACAAGTTCTTCCACCCAAGGGCTCGTATCCTAAACGGAGCTGAGCGGGAACGTGGTGTGTTGTGTTGGTCAGCCTATCACCAAAGCCTCCACCccctcctcttcttcttgcccaaTACCAAAATATCATGGTGCCGGCGCCGTTGAACCAAATCGGCGCCAAAATACGAGGCTACAGCACATGCCAGCCCCGAAATAGGGCATTTCATGAGAAGGACGGGAGGTCCATGTCAACAAAGGCTACACTTCACTTTCCCCCCGGACGTGATACTTTTGTTGCATCTACCTATAGCAACGCCTGCAGGGACCTTAGCTTCTGAATGGACACATCACGACCCGAAAGAGTCCGGGCTGATATTCTTTTCGGGGCGGAGGATAGGCggcatgtcttttttttttgttttttttttttgctcagcTTTCTTGGCCTTGCTAGTTCTTcagagcaagatcagccGTCCACTCGATACTCCCTCCGACTGGGGTGAGGCAGTACAGAGGCACAGTAGTTTGGTTTTGTCAGATTCTCACCTGCATCTATCTATCTTTTGTCCCTCCCGAGGGATTCCCCACGCCCCGGCACTTTTTTATTAACCGTTTTTATGTGTGGAGGCGGCTCAGCCCAGTCGATGGAAAATACCTCCGCGACGGGCCTTTCTTTCTCTCAGCGAGTAAGGGACACTAAACTATGCGGGGAAGTATTCCTGGATCGTGGGCTGTCAGCAGGTAGGGCTGGCAAGGGCTGGGTCAAGGTCTTAGCGCTCCTTGTCTTTTAAGAGGttgctcggtctgtccgcaGACTCACCTTTCAGCTCTTATTGTTTGGAAATCTGATATTCAAGCCTAAAAGGGCTTAGACTAGAATAGGATCCGCGATAGTCGAGCTAGCTAGCTACATACCTCCATGCCACCCTCAGCCACACATCGGTATAGTGACATGTTCGATTGACTATGAGCTGGCCCTGCCACGACTGACAAAAAAACAGGCCATAATGAAGGAGGAAATATACCAACCCACTCATAAATCTCACAGCTTGCTCAACACCGAAGTCTCGCGTAAGACGAACGAGTCTGCATAAGCTGCACATAGTGAGCTGTAACAGAGAAAACAAACCCCGACGAGGCTTCTCACCGCTCCCTCACTCACTCTTAAGTGTACCCTCGACGGATACAACACAGGTAACCGTGTTCAGCTCGAGTAGTTGTTGCACAAGGCTGAATGAAGCCAGTAAGCCCGATAAATTAAAACACAAAACACAAAACCTACACCCTAGAGCCAACAGCCACCTTGTTGGTCCGCAGAAAGCAAACTAGAAAATAGGAAGGCGCGCGCTTGTAATGTTGCTCGtgttggccttttttttcagttGTTCCAACAAAGTcccttttttggtttttatttttgttagTTTTGGCCAGATTAGCGCCCGCCGCGTATGACATTACCAGGCGAGACAGGTTATTATTAGAGAGGCTGGCCACGATACTATCACTTGGAGCAAGAAGAACACCCAAACAGACAGAGGAAGCCCTGCGTAAGACTATAGCGTCGCAACTAGGCTATGTCAACGTCATTGCCCAATCAGTTAGCCTATTAAGGTCATGTTTGAATGCCGGCTGaatgctttctttttttttttttttttttttttttttaaaaaaaaacaagtcgTAGGTGGTTGGATTATATGGGTAGTCGAGTAAGCTGAGGCTGCCATGCATGCATTGCATACCTTTGTTCCCTTGCGGTGATGGTAACACATGAGtgtggtacctacctagttggCAGGTCTGGCGTTGAGGTAGGTGGCAGGTGGGCAGTGTTTATTGCCCTTGAAGagacatacctacctacctacctaggtacgttgAACAAGTCGCTGCAGACTCAGTCGAATACCAAGCAAGACACGAACGAAACCGTACGTACATCACTCGGACCCCGCAAGAAACAACAGAATGTACTAGAAATAATGGCTCAAGTGCCGATTCTCTAAGGGGAGTTTTTGTGTAGAGATTCTCTCCATCTATGTCTGAATCCTGGTTTCCGCCTCCTGACTCCATGCAATAGTTTCCAGATACATACATAACCTGCCTCGGTGGTCCCCGTCTCGACAAACAGACGGACACACCCACCAGTAACAGGCCAGTCGgtcgataaaaaaaataatgtgAATAAGACACCGAGAGAGGAATTCCCcctggaagaaaaaaaaaagaaagaaacacaCGTTTTTATCAAGAATCAAAGTACCAGAACCCCCCAAATAATACAAAGGAGATGGATGCATGCAGTATGCTGTTCTCATGTCGCATTCTATTTCTCACTCTTCTTGGCCGTCTTTTCTGCCAAAGTGATTTGCTCTGCCTCCACCATGTCTCCCACCTGCTGCTTCTCGACGCCTCCGAGTTCTTCCGTCGCGGCTTGCTTGGCCGCCTGCATCTCGCGCTCGTCCTTCTCGTCAATGTCATCAACATCGCGAGGTGTCGCCAAGCCCGTCTGCTCGTTACCCTGGTTCTGCTCGTTCTCCTCCTCGATCAGTTCTTGCTGCTCCTTGAGGACCTCAAGACGCTGCTTGTTAGTTGCCGCGCCCTCGGCGTTGTGCACCTCCAACTCGATTTCGTGGAAAAGCTCCTCGGGAATCGATGACAAGACACCAGTCAGTGCCTCAATCTGGCCCGAAACCTCGCCATCTTCCAATGCggccgacgagctggccTGGCTGTACATGTAGGCGCTGCTCAGAACCAATAGTGTCGATGGCACACCGTCCTTGAGCCTAAGGTCTAGCCAGGTCTGCAGATCCTCCCGTAGCCTGGCAGGGGAGATACCGTGAGTCCTGATGCCGCGGCTCTGGCACGCTGTTTGCAGTTCCGCAACAGTTAGGCTATCAACGCCCTCGTAGCTGATGGCCTTGTCGTCGCGCTTGATCTGTCGCATCCTGTGGCGGATCTGGTATCTGAGCATCATGTCCGTGCCGAAGGTATTGAGGTTCAGATAACGGCACATTGACACAAGCTGCGGCCTTGAAAGGTTATCCAACGTCAAGTCATCCCTGAAAATCTTGCAGACCCTGATGACGTCTTCCGCTGTCGGCTTCTCGCCCGTCGACCTGAGCTTGCGGAAGAAGTTTGTGAACTCGTCCCTCTGGGTGGTCGCCGCCGTTACAGGGAGACCCGTCTCTTTCAGAGTCTGCCTCAAAAAGCCGCTGACCTCTTTTCGGGTGGCCCTGAGCGCGTTCGTCTTCTTATCCCTCGACTTCTGGCCCTCGTACGTGCTGGGGAGAAGGTTGGGGAAGAGCTTGAGGGCCACAGGGAGCAGCAGCTCGGCGAATGGGACGATAATGAAGACCGAGAATGGGACCAGGCGGCCCAGATCCTGAACAGTGCGCTGAAGCTGGCGACTCTCACGGCGCGTAAGCTCATAGCCTGCGGCCATCTTCAGTGCAAGGCGACTGCTGATCTTGACCTCGGCGGCAAGCAGCTTGGTTCCGTCCCAGTAATGCTGAGCCTCCTTCTTGATCTTCTGGCCTAATGTcagcttcttctcctccttcttgggctcttccttcttctcggccGCCTTGTCGGCTGCTAGTTCTGTAAGCGAAGCCGAGTTTTCGGACGCTTCGGCAACTGCTGTAGGCTTGACCGCGGCCGAATCGGCAGGCACCGGTGCCTTTCCAGCATTGTCGTTTGGCTTCTCCTCCTTCGGCAGAGGGTTCTTAGCCTTCTCTGCGTTGAAGCCTGGTGGAGGGACGGAGGGAACGCCTCTTCCGGAAGTGTGTGTATCTGTTGAAAGGCTGCGCACGGGTATGAGCAGTGCGATGGCCGGGTTCTGCAGAGCAAGGTTTCGAGAGTGGCGACCGAGGTGAGCCTGGGAGGCCCTGAGGACTGATCGTGGAAGCGCGCGGCCTGAAGTTTGATGTCAAGTTAGTCAGCAAGCGTCAAGGTGGCCGGCTGACGGTTTGAAACCCGACAAGAGAATATGGCGCATACCATTGCCCACCAAAGGGTTCATGACCACGGCGCGGCGTGCGACGGATGCGGAGGCGCTCATGACTGATGAGGGATGACCTTCCGAGGTCAAGCAGATTCCAAAGTGATGGCTGGGCAGGTCCGCAGAGTCGTTGGAGATGGCGTCGTCGTTGGAAAGTGGGGGATTAAGTTCAGCACCCAAATCGCGGGAAATGAGCAGGTCTAGATAAGTTCTAAACAGTTCAACGAGTAAAGAGATGAATGTCAAAAGTGTATGAGAAATCTGTTGTACAagatgatgaagatgatggAAAAAATATATGGTTCATCTGCGCAAGTCTTTGTGGTCgttattgttgttgttgttagactctagttctagtggcGCATTTTCCACAAGGGTCTCTTGGGTTGCTAAGTTGTGTATGGCAAGCTAAGAGGTAAGGTaagataggtaaggtaggtaggtgttgGAGAGAGTTTCCATGCTCGAGCAATTAGTCCTTAGGTGGTGAGACACTTGCGTATCTTTTTCAGCAGAGTTATTGCAGGGATGCAGCATGCTCTAATGGTGATGAGCGGCGGGTACCTTGCCACGCCGGACCACGGCGACAGATACTTGGCATTACTGCGGGCCTTTACTGAGATGTGTTTGCAGGTGATATCTCACGTGATGAATTCATCCCTTAATAATGGTCGGACATTCATCGGAGAAtggacaacaacaacacgcGGGGCACTACTGTGCAACATTACCAAATTGTCCGAAATGGCATTTTATGTCTGACAGATCTACCATCAGAACTTCTAGCTTATAGGTGGATAACTTCCACTGCATGAGCATTAAAAAGGGGTCTTTACCGTTGTAAAACCAGCAAAGCAAAATCGGAATAAAAACGCCAAGCTGACTGGTTCCTAACAGTAGAAGCATAATTAATTCAAGCCAAATACGGAGTAGAAAGAAAGACCTTTTTTGTTGAGAACTCCCAGGGACCCGCTAATGCACTGTGGAGCGGTGCGATTTCGGGGCGCCCCACCACCGTGCAGATAGGTGAAGCTTGAACTCCGAGTCGAGTCCGGTCCGGACAATTGGAACATAATAAGGGTCACTGAGGTACCTGGCAGTATGCGACGAAGCTCCATTGCCATTTTTCAATCTCTAACCCGCGGCCGGAAGTCGAGCCCAAGGTAAGTCGAGTTCATTGCAAACAAAGTATTTCCAGTTCTCATTTTACCAGGGAATTCGGGGGTCTTTTTCTCAATTATTATGCCTGGAGAACCGAGCCGCTAATCAATCGATACCAGTCAATAGCTCTCTCCATACAGCACATCGACATACGTGCAAGCCCGGGAGCCGCTACTCAGTCTAGCCAAGCTCTTGTCACTTGACATCATCAGTCTTTCAAATCAACGCACGAACCCCCCACCCCCAGGGCTATAAACCAACGCACGCTCGTACATATACAACTCAACGAAAGTCAAATACCCTATTTATGCTGATGATGGACTCTATCTGAACCCATCCAGACGATCAACCCGCCATCCCAAAGGTCGATCGTTCATTCGACCGGCCTTTGGAAGACGGTTCCTCGAGTCCCCGTTTCCCGTACCTCTCGCGCGCCACACCCTTTGCTTGTCCGGAAGATCGGCACTTGTCTTTGTCTCTAAAATATTTTTACGACCGGCACAGCGACCATTCGCTACCTCGCGCATTCTACGTgctgaggagaaaaaaataaagttgCGTTCGCCCATCGTAGAAAAACGTGTATAATATGCGCCTCCGAAAGGCAGCGCGTGTCATTCTTGTTGGTGCGCCGGGAGTGGGGAAGGGTACACAGTCGGAACGCCTCCTCCAGCGGTTCCCGCAGCTATCGTCCATCAGTTCCGGTGACTTACTTCGCAGCAATGTTAAAAGCAGGACGCCACTCGGTAAGTCGCTTTCTCAATAGCTCCAAGCATAATTCTTTGGAGCCTTGTCCCTGGCTTCCGTGCTGTTCTCTGCGTACTGACTAGTTGCCGTTTCCTCGGGATTTACAGGCATCAAGGTCGAAAGTACCATGAAAGCTGGTGGTCTTGTATCTGACGATCTAATCCTCCGCCTCATCAGCAATGAGTTCAACAAACGAGGCTGGCTCTTCGCCGACCCAGCCACCAAGGCCTCCTCGATCATGACGCTTGCATCCGCGTCCGCCGTGGCCGATCAGTCCGCATTCAGCCACGACACCGACGTCTTCCTGGGAAACAACACCGGAGGGCCTCCACCACGGCTTTCGGACAATCCCGCCGCATCATTCCTGCTGGACGGGTTTCCGCGCACGGCCGCGCAGGCCGAGCGCCTGGACCATGTCGTGCCCATCAACCTCGCCGTGAGCATCAGGACGCCCTTTGAGGTCATCATGCAGCGCATCTCTGGCCGCTGGGTCCACGAGCCGAGCGGGAGGGTCTACAACGACACATTCAACGCTCCCCAGGTGCCCGGGCGCGACGACGTCACGGGCGAGCCGCTCGTCAGGAGGCCCGACGACAGCGAAGAGGTATATCGACAGCGCTTCCAAAAGTTCCAGGAGACGAGTGAGCCGCTGCTGGAGCACTACGCTCGCAAGGGCGTTTTGTGGGAGGTGAACGGCATGAGCAGTGATGAAATCAGCCCAAAGCTGTTCAAGGAGTTTGAGAGACGATTTTTGGAGTAATGGGCACTCTtgcactttttttcttcttctctagGTTTCGCCCCGGCTTTGTAATCATCGGAGGATGGATTCTTGGTCTCCTCTATATCTCTTTGGTTTCATGTCCCTCTTTCTTGTATAAAGATGGTGCACTGCCCGCGCACATCACTTTTTGGTTTATCACGGCTTTATGTAGGCTTCTCCTGTCTCTACTGGTGGTATATAATGGGACCCCCCGAGCGAGCATCCTGTGCCGGCATGGCTAGGATTGGCGCTTCTTCTTCTACTTGTGAAGTTTTCTAAAAACACGCCAGTGCGGCAAATTTTTGGAAGAAATTTGCTCCGCTTTCTGACAGTTATATACTGGTGCTGTAACCCTTCCCAACATGTGTCGCGAGAACTGTCTTTCATACGATAGGCTCACTAGGGAGTTCGTGACTATCTGAGACATTACACAACAGACAAGACAAATGCAACTTGCCATAGTAAATATTCGTTACTCATTCATGTTTAGCCATAGAAATAACTGCACCTATTGAACAGGGAGAGTATGTCCAAGTTTGTCATAGGCGTGTATGATGAAGTCAGTTTTCACAACTGCCGTGTTACGTACCAACTGCTCAACAGCTGACAT from Pyricularia oryzae 70-15 chromosome 4, whole genome shotgun sequence includes these protein-coding regions:
- a CDS encoding adenylate kinase, variant, whose translation is MRLRKAARVILVGAPGVGKGTQSERLLQRFPQLSSISSGDLLRSNVKSRTPLGIKVESTMKAGGLVSDDLILRLISNEFNKRGWLFADPATKASSIMTLASASAVADQSAFSHDTDVFLGNNTGGPPPRLSDNPAASFLLDGFPRTAAQAERLDHVVPINLAVSIRTPFEVIMQRISGRWVHEPSGRVYNDTFNAPQVPGRDDVTGEPLVRRPDDSEEVYRQRFQKFQETSEPLLEHYARKGVLWEVNGMSSDEISPKLFKEFERRFLE
- a CDS encoding mitochondrial distribution and morphology protein 38; translation: MSASASVARRAVVMNPLVGNGRALPRSVLRASQAHLGRHSRNLALQNPAIALLIPVRSLSTDTHTSGRGVPSVPPPGFNAEKAKNPLPKEEKPNDNAGKAPVPADSAAVKPTAVAEASENSASLTELAADKAAEKKEEPKKEEKKLTLGQKIKKEAQHYWDGTKLLAAEVKISSRLALKMAAGYELTRRESRQLQRTVQDLGRLVPFSVFIIVPFAELLLPVALKLFPNLLPSTYEGQKSRDKKTNALRATRKEVSGFLRQTLKETGLPVTAATTQRDEFTNFFRKLRSTGEKPTAEDVIRVCKIFRDDLTLDNLSRPQLVSMCRYLNLNTFGTDMMLRYQIRHRMRQIKRDDKAISYEGVDSLTVAELQTACQSRGIRTHGISPARLREDLQTWLDLRLKDGVPSTLLVLSSAYMYSQASSSAALEDGEVSGQIEALTGVLSSIPEELFHEIELEVHNAEGAATNKQRLEVLKEQQELIEEENEQNQGNEQTGLATPRDVDDIDEKDEREMQAAKQAATEELGGVEKQQVGDMVEAEQITLAEKTAKKSEK